The following are encoded together in the Candidatus Woesebacteria bacterium genome:
- a CDS encoding transketolase, with the protein MTIEELEKEANKARIDLINMLLTAGSGHSAGPLGTADLFTALYFAILNHDPEKPDWEDRDRLFLSCGHYAPIRYVVMARAGYFPKSELKTLRKLGSKLQGHPERTKMHSLESTSGPLGEGLAQAAGYAYAARMDGKRYRVYCVTSDGEHNAGNHWEAVLFAGKNRMSNLTTFIDRNNIQIDGFTEDVMPLEPLEEKYRSFNWHTLHINGHNMEEIIDAVNHARAVYEKPTAIICHTIPGRGVSFMENKFEWHGKPPNSEEAQKALHDIRTLGGKIVSEHE; encoded by the coding sequence ATGACGATTGAAGAATTGGAAAAAGAAGCAAATAAAGCACGCATTGATCTAATTAACATGCTACTTACTGCCGGGTCTGGGCATTCTGCAGGGCCTTTGGGGACGGCTGATCTTTTTACGGCACTTTACTTTGCTATTTTAAATCACGATCCCGAAAAACCTGACTGGGAAGATAGGGATCGGTTGTTTTTGTCTTGTGGACATTACGCACCAATTCGCTACGTTGTAATGGCAAGAGCGGGATATTTTCCCAAGTCAGAACTTAAAACACTTAGAAAGCTTGGGTCAAAACTCCAAGGACACCCCGAAAGAACTAAAATGCACTCGCTTGAAAGTACGTCGGGTCCTTTGGGTGAAGGCCTTGCCCAAGCAGCGGGGTATGCTTATGCGGCCAGGATGGATGGTAAAAGATACAGAGTTTATTGTGTTACAAGTGACGGTGAACATAATGCCGGCAATCACTGGGAAGCGGTACTTTTTGCTGGGAAAAACAGAATGTCCAATTTAACTACTTTTATCGACCGAAATAATATTCAAATAGATGGATTTACAGAGGACGTGATGCCTCTTGAGCCTTTGGAAGAAAAATACAGATCCTTTAATTGGCATACTCTGCATATTAACGGCCACAACATGGAAGAAATAATCGATGCAGTAAATCATGCAAGAGCAGTTTATGAAAAACCAACGGCAATTATTTGCCACACAATTCCGGGAAGAGGGGTAAGTTTTATGGAGAATAAATTTGAGTGGCATGGCAAACCGCCAAATAGTGAGGAAGCCCAAAAAGCGTTACATGATATTAGAACATTGGGAGGAAAGATTGTTAGTGAGCATGAGTGA
- a CDS encoding transketolase family protein codes for MLNKKLKLNESVFNKDVEKSPTRNGFGEGLVLAGEKDDRIVVLCADLAESTRASVFRDKYPNRFIEVGVAEQLLATLGAGFAAYGKIPFIASYAAFSPGRNWEQIRTAIALNDVPVKIAGCHAGVSVGEDGATHQALEDIATMRVIPNMIVVYPCDVNEAVKVTYEAAFNSKPTYIRFAREATPVITSKDTPFEIGKAQVFWESKNPQVTIIAAGPLVYEALSAANKLDKLGIESTVINCHTIKPLDTDTILQSVMATGCVVTVEEHQIAGGLGGAIAETLSQNYPVPMEFIGMHDTFGESGKPDQLLKKYGMKSDDIVIAAKKVIKRKNS; via the coding sequence ATGTTAAACAAAAAATTAAAACTAAACGAAAGTGTATTTAACAAAGATGTTGAGAAATCGCCAACCAGAAATGGGTTTGGTGAGGGACTGGTTTTGGCTGGGGAAAAAGACGATAGGATTGTGGTTTTGTGTGCTGATCTTGCCGAAAGTACCAGGGCATCGGTTTTTAGAGATAAATATCCAAATAGGTTTATCGAAGTAGGTGTAGCCGAACAATTACTTGCGACACTTGGTGCAGGATTTGCCGCTTACGGAAAAATTCCTTTTATTGCCAGTTACGCGGCTTTTTCACCGGGAAGAAATTGGGAACAAATAAGAACGGCAATAGCACTAAATGATGTTCCGGTTAAAATTGCCGGTTGTCATGCAGGGGTTTCGGTTGGAGAAGACGGGGCAACTCATCAAGCACTAGAAGATATCGCAACGATGCGTGTAATTCCGAATATGATCGTTGTCTATCCATGTGATGTTAATGAAGCAGTGAAAGTTACTTATGAAGCTGCATTTAATTCAAAGCCGACATATATAAGATTTGCACGAGAGGCTACGCCGGTAATTACATCTAAAGATACTCCCTTCGAGATTGGAAAAGCGCAGGTTTTTTGGGAGAGCAAAAATCCGCAAGTAACGATAATTGCCGCAGGGCCTTTGGTATATGAAGCCCTAAGTGCAGCAAATAAATTAGATAAACTTGGAATTGAAAGCACGGTAATAAATTGTCACACCATAAAACCACTTGATACCGATACTATTTTGCAATCGGTTATGGCAACGGGGTGTGTTGTAACGGTTGAAGAGCACCAAATTGCAGGGGGCTTGGGTGGAGCGATAGCTGAAACACTTTCTCAAAATTATCCCGTACCAATGGAATTTATTGGTATGCATGACACCTTTGGAGAAAGCGGAAAACCGGATCAATTGCTAAAAAAATACGGCATGAAATCCGATGATATTGTGATTGCCGCCAAGAAGGTGATTAAAAGGAAAAACTCCTAA
- a CDS encoding four helix bundle protein — MVGTFKDLIIWQKGLELSMKVRKLTSRYPIDERFGLVEQTNRSSNSVIANIAESSGRYHYSDKIRVLYISRGECFETQSHLSVAYNLGYLEKSDYDLLDIEYQGLAKGINSYILSIRKSKSTN; from the coding sequence ATGGTGGGAACTTTTAAAGATTTGATAATTTGGCAGAAGGGTTTGGAATTGTCTATGAAAGTAAGAAAACTAACATCTAGATATCCAATTGATGAGAGGTTTGGTTTGGTTGAACAAACCAATAGGTCATCAAATAGTGTGATTGCTAATATTGCCGAATCGAGTGGAAGATATCATTATTCTGATAAGATACGAGTGCTATATATCAGTAGGGGTGAATGCTTTGAAACTCAGAGTCATTTGTCTGTAGCATACAATCTGGGATATTTGGAAAAGTCGGATTATGACTTATTGGACATTGAATACCAAGGTTTAGCAAAAGGGATTAATAGTTACATCCTTAGTATTAGAAAATCTAAATCAACCAATTAA
- a CDS encoding LOG family protein, with translation MTDQTIGGHQPINAKLIRQVAYFGWADTQREDPLYEEAVECAKFLTQKGYVAINGGGPGTMRAVTEGAKEAGGTAIGVTFYPKDITNFEGRDMENKFDQEIVTENYLERTLKLLELGDIYVVFNGGTGTVSEFGMTWAMAKLYFGRHKPLILYGKFWHNIVNAFRDNMHVGDIAFKVFRIVETPDEAYEAILYFEEMLAKNENRVFNPPEKPFQL, from the coding sequence ATGACAGATCAAACAATCGGCGGACATCAACCAATCAATGCAAAGCTAATCAGGCAAGTTGCATATTTTGGATGGGCAGACACACAAAGGGAAGATCCGTTGTACGAAGAAGCCGTTGAATGTGCCAAATTTTTAACGCAAAAGGGATATGTTGCAATTAACGGCGGTGGGCCTGGTACCATGCGGGCAGTGACAGAAGGAGCTAAAGAAGCAGGAGGAACCGCAATTGGTGTTACTTTTTATCCCAAAGATATTACTAATTTCGAAGGAAGGGACATGGAAAACAAATTTGACCAAGAAATTGTTACAGAAAATTATCTGGAAAGGACACTTAAACTTCTGGAACTTGGGGATATTTATGTAGTCTTCAATGGAGGAACAGGGACTGTTTCTGAATTTGGTATGACGTGGGCAATGGCAAAACTTTATTTTGGCCGTCACAAACCACTTATTTTGTACGGTAAATTTTGGCACAATATAGTAAATGCTTTCCGAGACAATATGCACGTTGGGGATATTGCCTTTAAAGTATTTAGAATTGTCGAAACTCCCGACGAAGCTTATGAAGCAATTTTGTATTTTGAAGAAATGCTTGCCAAAAACGAAAACCGAGTTTTTAATCCTCCCGAAAAGCCCTTCCAGCTGTAG